DNA sequence from the Deinococcus multiflagellatus genome:
CCGCTGCTGTGCAAGTCCCTCTGGCCGTTGGTCGGACGTATCAGTCCCAGTCCCAGGTGCGCCAGTCGCTGGGCTGGGCCTCTGGCTGACGGCGGGCCTTGGGGGCGGCGCTGTCTGGGTGCGGGTACCAGGGGTAGGCCGCCGCCAGCGCCTCGTCCAGGCGGCGGCGCAGCAGCTCGGCCAGGGCCGCGCGCTCGCGCTCGCTGAGGGGCGCCAGGGGCACGGCCAGATGGTCCAGCACGGCGTCCAACTGTGCCAGATACGGCGCGCGGGCTTGGCGCACCGCGCCCCTGCGCAGCGGTTGGGGCTGCACCACCGGCACAAAGGACGCCGCCGCCGCTTCCAGGGCCTCGGCGCGGGCCTGCGCGCGGGCGGCCCGGGTGCGTTCGGCGCGTTCGCGGGCGTCGGCGGCGCGGGCCTGGGCGGCCAGAAAGGTGTCCTGACGCTCCACGTCCAGCACCCGGGCTTCCTCGTACAGCTTGACGGGCGGCAGGCGGCGGCGCCCCATCTTCAGGCCGTTGGGGCGCGTCTGGTCGTGCTCGCCCAGAAAGCGGCGAATCAGCGCGGGGGTCCAGCCCCGGTCCTTCAGGTCCTGGGTGGCCAGAAAGCCCGGGGGATTGATGGGGGGCCCCTCCTTGGCGCGGGGTTTTTGCGGGCTGGCCACCGTTACCCCCCTCCACCCGGCCACTCGCGGCGCAGCAGGTCCAGCCGCACGCTGTCGTGGCGCTCGCGGCCCACCAGCCGCGCCTCGCGCACCCGCCCGGCCTCCTGAAAGCCCAGCCGCTGCGCCGCGCGGAGCATGCGCGTGTTGCCGCTCCAGGTGGTGAAGGTCAGCACGTGCGCCTCGGTTTCGTCGAGGGTGGCCTGCACCCACTGGCGCAGCGCCGCTGTGCCCAGCCCCTGGCCCCAGTGGGCCGGGTCGTAGATCAGCACGCCCAGGTCCCACCAGCCGCCGCCCGCCGGGTCCTCCTCGGCGCGGTTGACCATGCCAATGCACTGGCCGCCCAGGTCAATCACGCGCTCGTGCGGGCTGGGGGGCGTCTCGGCCAAGCGCTCGGCGTACCGCTCCAGGGCCTCTGTGGTCTGGGCCGCGTGAAAGTACGGCGCGTCCCACTGGCGCCATTCGGCCGCTGGGTCGGTCAGCCAGCGGCGCAGCACGCTCAGGTCACGCGGGCGGCGGCCCCGCAGGGTCAAGGCAGGAACACTCACGCCGCGCATGCTGCCATATGACCCCGGGGCCGGACTGTACGCGCGCCTTGTGGGGCCGGCTCTGTGCTCCGGGTGGCTGGCTCTGCCGACATCCACCGCTGTCACGGCAGCAGGCGCAGCAGCGGCGGCCCAAAGGTCACAGCCCCCACCACCAGCGCGCTCAGGCTGGCCAGCAGCACCGCCGCTGCCGCCGTGTCCTTCGCAATTCTGGCCAGCGGATGAACCTCTGGGCTGGCCAGGTCCACCAGGGCTTCTAAGGCCGTGTTCAGCAGTTCCAGCCCCAGCACCAGCCCGCAGGCCAGCGCCACCGGGGCCAGCGGCACCCGCAGCGCCAGCCCCAGGCCCAGTGCGAGCACGGCCGCCCAGCATTCAAT
Encoded proteins:
- a CDS encoding GNAT family N-acetyltransferase, with the translated sequence MRGVSVPALTLRGRRPRDLSVLRRWLTDPAAEWRQWDAPYFHAAQTTEALERYAERLAETPPSPHERVIDLGGQCIGMVNRAEEDPAGGGWWDLGVLIYDPAHWGQGLGTAALRQWVQATLDETEAHVLTFTTWSGNTRMLRAAQRLGFQEAGRVREARLVGRERHDSVRLDLLRREWPGGGG
- a CDS encoding diacylglycerol kinase, which encodes MSEPRPQRPSPERPPERPAGGSALSGRRFVRSAGYAWAGVRHAYRHQANFRIECWAAVLALGLGLALRVPLAPVALACGLVLGLELLNTALEALVDLASPEVHPLARIAKDTAAAAVLLASLSALVVGAVTFGPPLLRLLP